A stretch of the Panicum virgatum strain AP13 chromosome 9N, P.virgatum_v5, whole genome shotgun sequence genome encodes the following:
- the LOC120688799 gene encoding dolabradiene monooxygenase-like, with protein MDQASAMEDRADREAMDVPGKPPLRLPPGPWQLPLIGSLHHLLLSPHGDLAHRALRDLSARHGPLMMLRLGAVPTLVVSSAEAAREVMKTHDAAFASRNLTPTLAVFADGGRDILFSPYGDLWRQLRRICVLELLSPRRVRSFRRVREEEAAGLLRSVAGSCAAAQGGAAVVDIGERICRAMNDIVVRSAVGGRCPRRDEFLRELHTAVMLTSGFNLTDLYPSSPLVCWLSRGLREAQRCNRTVRDIMGEIIREQSSVDEGREEQDDDNLLAVLLRLERDGDAQCPLTTDIITTVVLEIFAAGSETSATTLEWALAELTRNPRVMQKAQAELLHVGKVIIYTDHSLCMAGNGLPAADLAGEQRQRKGAMRRTEPGLTSCKGRSEKGGQRRSSNGGDGDGGNS; from the exons atggaccaGGCTTCTGCCATGGAGGACAGGGCTGACCGCGAGGCCATGGATGTG CCCGGGAAGCCGCCGCTGCGCCTGCCTCCGGGGCCGTGGCAGCTGCCGCTCATCGgcagcctccaccacctcctcctgtCCCCGCACGGCGACCTCGCGCACCGGGCCTTGCGGGACCTGTCCGCCCGGCACGGCCCGCTCATGatgctccgcctcggcgccgtGCCCACGCTGGTGGTGTCCTCGGCCGAGGCCGCCAGGGAGGTGATGAAGACCCACGACGCCGCGTTCGCGAGCCGGAACCTGACGCCGACGCTGGCCGTGTTCGCCGACGGCGGCCGCGACATCCTCTTCTCCCCCTACGGCGACCTGTGGCGCCAGCTCCGGCGGATCTGCGTGCTCGAGCTCCTCTCCCCGCGCCGCGTCCGGTCCTTCCGCCGCgtccgggaggaggaggccgcgggcCTGCTCCGCTCCGTCGCCggctcctgcgccgccgcccagggcggcgccgcggtgGTCGACATCGGCGAGAGGATCTGCCGCGCGATGAACGACATCGTGGTGCGGTCGGCCGTCGGCGGCCGGTGCCCGCGGCGCGACGAGTTCCTGCGCGAACTCCACACGGCCGTGATGCTCACCTCCGGCTTCAACCTGACCGACCTGTACCCGTCGTCGCCGCTGGTGTGCTGGCTCAGCCGCGGGCTGCGGGAGGCCCAGCGGTGCAACCGGACCGTGCGCGACATCATGGGCGAGATCATCCGCGAGCAGTCGTCAGTCGACGAGGGACGCGAGGAGCAGGACGACGACAACCTGCTGGCCGTGCTGCTGCGGCTGGAGAGAGACGGCGACGCGCAGTGCCCGCTTACCACAGACATCATCACCACCGTCGTCTTG GAAATCTTTGCGGCGGGGAGCGAGACCTCAGCAACAACACTAGAGTGGGCGTTGGCGGAGCTGACAAGGAACCCACGAGTGATGCAGAAAGCTCAAGCGGAGCTTCTCCATGTCGGCAAAGTGATCATCTATACGGACCACTCACTTTGCATGGCCGGGAACGGCCTCCCGGCGGcggacctcgccggcgagcagcggcagAGAAAAGGGGCGATGCGGCGAACTGAACCAGGGCTCACCTCGTGCAAGGGACGGTCGGAGAAGGGTGGTCAGCGGCGCAGTTcgaacggcggcgacggcgacggcgggaacTCGTAG